The nucleotide window tTAGCCACCAACGAGACTAGTTCTTCATCTTTGCGCTGTTCCGCTAACAACCAATTACTTGAGATTTCGGCAAGGTTTATCCGTTTTTCTACTACTCTACTATAAGATCTCTCCGGGTGGTTCTGACTTATCGGAATTTGGTTTCGCGAAAAGAAATCGGCATGAGCCATTCGTTTTCCCTCCCTATATTCAATATCAAAATCATAGGCTTGCAAAAATGCCCACCACCTATGTACTCTAGGTGTTAAATCAAGCTTATTTCGCGAAGATTTTAGTGAGTTACAATCAGTAAATACTGTAAATCTTCGACCTTGCAAATAATGCCTGAAGTATTTAATAGCATTCACCACAGCTAGAGTCTCCAATTCATAGGAATGGTATTTGGATTCCGTGGCTGAGGTTCTTTTACTAAAATACTCTACAACTCGCGGTAAACTATCTACTCTTTGTATAAGTATTGCTCCATAACCCTCTGCACTAGCATCCGTATACAATTCAATAGGAAATTGTGGATCAAATATCATCAAAACGGGCTCATTAGTCAATAATGAAATCACTTGTTTGCGAACAGACTCGTGTTCAGGCTTCCACTGAAAGACCTTTTTACACGAAGTCATCTGATAAAGAGATTTCATTATATGTGAGAATCTAGGAAtaagttttctaaaatatgaaGATAATCCGATGAATTGTCTTAACTGGGTAACGGTTTGTGGAGGTGGTAAGGAGATTAATGCTTCAATTTTTCTCGCATTTGGTCGGACTTCGCCGTTGCTGACTTCATAACCAAGATATTGGACGGTACTTTTGAGGAAGgaacatttctttatattgaAAGAAAACCCGGCTTTTGTGAATCGTTCTAATACCGTTTTCATTCGCTCAATTGATTCATTCACAGTCGTTCCTAAAATCATGATATCATCCATGTACACTACGACGTATGAATATGCGAGCTCTCCCAAGGCGTTTATCACTGCTCGTTGAAAAACAGCCGGTGCATTTTTTAAGCCAAAAGGCATAGCTAACCACTCATACTGGCCCTCTGGAGTGACAAAAGCTGTTCGCTCAATTGAATCTTCATGCACAggaatttgatgaaatccaCTTGCCATGTCCAGACATGTAAAGTATTTTGAACCAGATAACCTAGCGATTTGATCAGAAATAAGCGGCAAGGGGAATTTATCAGAAAccgtatttgcatttaattcgCGATAATCTACACATAAACGATGTGAGCCATCTTTCTTTTTGACGAGCAACATTGGACTTGAGAATGGGGAACAGCTAGACCGAATCACACCTGCACCTAACAGTTCCTTAATTTTATCCCTAACCATTTGTTTCTCATCTGGACTAAGGCGATACGCCCTTCTTTGAACCGTTTTGTTCTCATCAATAAGCCGAATTTTCAACTCACCAGTCGAAACTCGCGTACGTGGAATTTgcctaataaaataatcagaaAATTCAGATAATACGCTCGTTAAAAGAGATCTTTCTTCGCCAACCACATCGGTTTCTATCATGTTCAAATCGAATTTGTCATCATTTTCTTCCGCTCTACATGCATTAACagttaaagatttaaaaatatcgactTTATCTTTTGTTATATTAACGTTAAAACCTTGGCTAAGAATTTCACGACCAATCATTATATTGTAGTTTAAATAAGCGTCTGGTATTACATAgaacaaaatctcaattaagGTTCCGTTTATAGTAACTTCGGATAGGATTTGAATGGTACTAAACACAGTAGCATTACCTATGCCTTTCAATGTTACTATTTTCTCGAATCTTTTACCAGCGAATTTACCAGCTACTTTTTCTACAATCAATGAACAATCTGCCCCAGAATCAAAATAGAAATGGTACTTCTCACCCGAATGAGTCAAAATTCCAGTTGGTCCGGAGACATGGCAAATATTGATCCGCTTCACATTGGCCTCCTTCTTTCCAGAAGACGTTGATGCAGTCACTTCACGGTTAGCACATCTCGTTGAAATGTGTCCAACCTCGCCACATTTGAAGCAGGTTACTGAATCTTTATGTCTGAAGTCTGTCGATGTTCGCGTAGCTGAGCCACTCCTTTCTTGTCTTTTAAAACGACAATCGGCAATTTTATGGCCTAGTTTTCCACAGCGATGGCACTTGACGTTCCATAATCTTGCTTTTTTTGAATCCAATTCTGCCGTAAGTTCTGGTATCTTCCTCTTTCCATACGAAAAGGCTTTCAATTCTTGTTGCAACTGCGTTCTTGTCGTAATTTTTGTGGTAAATAACGTACGTTGCAATCGACCATCGAACTTTGCAATATGAGCCAAAACTGTGGCTATTGCAATTTCTTCGGCCTTCATGGATTTCCATTTAGCCATTAGCGAATTCATCAAACGTGTACCGTATATCGATAAACATTCTCCTTCTTTCGGTTTACTGTTCAGGATAGCCGTTAACGTTGCAGCCGGTGTTTCAACGCCTTCAAAACGTTCGATGAATAGGTCCTTGAATTGTGACCAAGTGATACccgaaaaacatatttcaggGAGCCATTGCGACGCACTTCCTTCCAAGGCCTTACTAAGTGCGATAATTAGTTCGCTTCCTTCCAATGGATTTTCTCCCATACACATATCCGCTGCTGCACACCAGGATAATGGTTCGGCTTCAGATTTTTCCGGGTTAAACTTGGGTAGAGCCACATTCATATTTTTCGCGGGTTGCGCGGCTTTCATCGCGTTAATTAACTGCAACGTATTTTCTCTTTGTATGTCCAATAAGCTACGCCACTGTTCTTGTGAAATCACTAATTGCGCATCCGATCCCACTTCTGATGTCGGGGTAACATTAGgaacgttttccatgtttaacgttataatattttagaaaataaaagtagaaaggcaaactaacgaattcactactactcgaccgcccttctgcccttctatctcttaactgcctgttcctttcttcttcttaactttccccgatCGGGTGGTCCTTCAGACCCAAAgggagtacctgctagtccctgttTCGCGTGGACAAATCCCACATgtgggcacttaattatgtcggtagtagtgacctcgtttgacaatgctttatcttcaagatggctttgtcagtctgcccctcatctattatcggttctaatggtacaattctaacttaaggactaataaatctccgacatatatatatcTATAGAATATGACAATGaccaatatatatatatatatgatatatatatcctcacaaaaaataatccacAACATAAACCTTTTGTTaagcgaataaatttagaattttacatcttctCCCAAGTTTGCAAGAACATTTTCAAGttgaaaaatctcaaataaattaattcggctaataattgtatgaaaacatcattatattaacattgaattttataaattgcaaaaatcgaTATGagcatatacaggatgttagtgaaataactttcgtaaaggccgtgtatggttaaggggtcaattcggcccccacgggcgatcgatctgaaatttttaccaattgtccctaccactcaaaggacttaccacataaaatttcaacttcctaagtctcaccattcaagggtaggatGGGGTTGagggtaaaaactttaaaacgccatatctcgagaactattcatcgtacagcgtggggcaaaatggtgcgtccttcagtaaccaccttcttattttcatatacttgtagatttatcggttgatgtcaaagggctgaaatctcaaaaaaaaaaacttaggtgattttagaggagttcgcactttggtacactaaccatttttgcacactgtgtagagggcctctcgaagtatctacccacgttgaatcagagttgtatcaaaatcagtatttgggatataGCGATTCAAAGTGTACGTAGACcacgatgcaaaaaaacagtatttatcgcaataaatattttaaaaaaatttctcactTATGGCCTTAGTATACTTGTACACATAGCAATAAACTATTGTGCCTAGTGGTGTGTATATTTacttggcaattttcgattagttttttacagttttttaaattatttttcatgtggGATTCTAAGGTCAAATAGATCTAACCCTTTTGCATATATgtaaaaacttctctatttttacgacaaagtcGAGGTACGATCAGGAAATCTTTGAGTTGTATATAGTGATAGtgctaatattattaattaggttaggcctgttagtttaagatgaaagagttTTGAGGGGGttgatgttgcccctataggacgcctatgtatgtcgcaacctggttagaactattttcgtcaattaagagggtttcgcaatcgttatcttcatgcgattcttatattttatgattaacgtctaaccaccctttaTCGGTACTTGTGagaaaggatagccgccctttgtcggcatttATGGAAATGCACCGAtcaagtgttatcagtaccacggtaacgtcgcaggtggtgtcataagtcggtaattgctttctagccagggtacgacactgtttaattacccttagtttagtatttaagagcgccccgaagcTGGAGAGctctctctttctttcgagtggctcaccagaacTATTATCCGCAAGTAGAATTCAAAgtgtatccgttaatatcaataaaccctattgttaaaaccctagacaacgttggaaaaacctacatttattttaaattatggaatCTAATGATTCATTACCTTCCACATCAGCGTCGCTGAATGTTAAGTGTGTGATTTGTTCACGTGCCTTGAGAAAAGTGCCTGGAAAGGCAAAATGTATCAACACTCATGAAGACGTCCGTTTATATTCAAAAGTATTCTGTGTTGCAGTTCAACAGAATCGCACCGTGTGCGGATATTGCCGCATTTCCTTTTATAAAAAGCAAAGAATGCTGGTCCCAATTCAGCAAAACGCTGGACTTCCTAATGACATCTCTAAAAATCCTGTGGTGGAAGAGTCGATTCAGATTAATATCAACGAGAATAGCGATGATTCCGATACAGACGATACACGTCATCCtgaagttaaatataatttaacatcTAATGAACAGGCCGAAGAATTAGTTAGTCTGGAAATCGATCGCACCGTTGCAACTCACAAATATTGCATCATTTGTGGTGGTAATAcaacttccaatttaattttgattcccGAGAAGGCTCGTTGTCAGAGTTACGCAAAgagaaaactgtttattccAATTGGCGATAGATGCTGTAGAAGTCACATCATTTTCGACTCATTTTTTGAGGAAGATTTAATGAAGATCAAggtatattcaaatatttctgaaatcacATCGAAAGAGCTCTCTTGCATGATGGAAAACTTAGCGATTAGTTGTGATAAAAGTTTGTTTGATCAAGTCTCGGATTTTTCTATGCCCGAAACACAATTAAGACTTTTCACAAGCTTAACTTGGGAGAATTTATTGCAGTTAAAAGAAATGCTAACGTCTCTTAGAAATTCTTGTAACAGAACCACCACACAGGCCATCGTTacctttttattcaaacttaaaaccGGTAATTCACATGAACTAATTGCTTCCATTCTTCATTTACCCAATAAAGGGGTCGTCTCGGAGTATCTTAAATCAGTGAGATGTGCTTTTGTCCAAGATATTCTAGCTAAACACTTTGGATGTCAAAATACGActagggaaaaaattatatatgaaaCTAGTCCAATTGCTCGAACAGTACTTAAAGCTGATAATGAGGATTTAATTCTGATATGTGATGGCACTTATGCTCAACATCAGAAAAGCACGAACAATGAATATCAAAGGAGATCGTTTTCTGGTCAAAAGAAAGTACCTTTATGTAAACCATTCACAATATGTACCACTAGTGGTTTTATTGTCGACATGCTTGGACCGTTCGGCGCAAACGAAAATGATGCGCgaattttaagaacaattCTGGAAGTTGAGAATACGGGATTATCCGATTTACTGGAAGCAAGGGATATTTTTGTACTGGACAGAGGATTTCGGGAcgtaatagaatatttaaatagtaaagGATACAAAACAGCCATGCCAGCTCTCAAAGGCAAACGCAAACAGTTAGAGAGTTTAGAAGCCAATCGCTCGAGACTTATAACAAAAGTCCGATGGGTCGTTGAAGCTGTTCACggtattttgaaacaaaaatatcaattacttGACCGGAAAATAGATAATAAGATCGTCCCGACAATAGGCGAGTATTTTAGAATCGCggcttttttacaaaatcagttTGGGCAACGATTAACTTCCGATAAAGACGCAGGAGAAGAAATCATCGCAAGGATGCAAGCGCTAGTAGATACACCCAATTACTTGGCGGAAGAAGTAGAAACAGGAAAATGGGCGcgtaagaaagttattttcagaCGGATTACTTCAAATGCGATAAAGGATTTCCCTCAATTAACAGAAGctcaattaatattacttttcacAGGTACTTATCAATTGGGCCAAGCTAAATCGTATTTAGCAGAGATAACGAACGAAGATGGTTCCCTGAATGTTGACTACTTGAAAGAGAATGCAACTATTTTGAGAATACAATCTCGTTCTAGGCATAGTAATCGGAAAACCTACACCTCTTTCATCGATTATACGCTAAAACGAAATGATGTAGCAGGTATATGTCGCTATTGCTGTGATTGCGCGAATGGAAAGCGTACTGTCGGTTGTTGTTCTCATGTggctgcaattatttattatttatcacatgcTCGTTACTTAGCCCGAATTATCAACCCGGCCGAGATTTTAACCAACATGTTTAAGAACACTGGTTTCGTAGGTGTCCAAGAAGA belongs to Euwallacea similis isolate ESF13 unplaced genomic scaffold, ESF131.1 scaffold_41, whole genome shotgun sequence and includes:
- the LOC136418873 gene encoding uncharacterized protein produces the protein MLVPIQQNAGLPNDISKNPVVEESIQININENSDDSDTDDTRHPEVKYNLTSNEQAEELVSLEIDRTVATHKYCIICGGNTTSNLILIPEKARCQSYAKRKLFIPIGDRCCRSHIIFDSFFEEDLMKIKVYSNISEITSKELSCMMENLAISCDKSLFDQVSDFSMPETQLRLFTSLTWENLLQLKEMLTSLRNSCNRTTTQAIVTFLFKLKTGNSHELIASILHLPNKGVVSEYLKSVRCAFVQDILAKHFGCQNTTREKIIYETSPIARTVLKADNEDLILICDGTYAQHQKSTNNEYQRRSFSGQKKVPLCKPFTICTTSGFIVDMLGPFGANENDARILRTILEVENTGLSDLLEARDIFVLDRGFRDVIEYLNSKGYKTAMPALKGKRKQLESLEANRSRLITKVRWVVEAVHGILKQKYQLLDRKIDNKIVPTIGEYFRIAAFLQNQFGQRLTSDKDAGEEIIARMQALVDTPNYLAEEVETGKWARKKVIFRRITSNAIKDFPQLTEAQLILLFTGTYQLGQAKSYLAEITNEDGSLNVDYLKENATILRIQSRSRHSNRKTYTSFIDYTLKRNDVAGICRYCCDCANGKRTVGCCSHVAAIIYYLSHARYLARIINPAEILTNMFKNTGFVGVQEDSDTDEDADVTTLPD